From Bifidobacterium longum subsp. longum JCM 1217, one genomic window encodes:
- the fucO gene encoding lactaldehyde reductase, with protein sequence MVYRMIFNQTAYFGRGAIKEIPAVAKQHGFTKAFIVTDPVLLETGTAEKVTKVLDEAGLPYEVFSNVKPNPPVECIKDGVAKFAESGADFLIGLGGGSPQDTCKGIGIITANPEFADVLSLEGVADTKNPSVPIFGVPTTAGTASETTINYVVTDTANKRKFVAVDPHDIPIVAFVDPDLTDSMPRGLKVATGLDALTHAIEGYITPGAWSLSDCLSMQTIRMIAKNLAKSADGDIPAGEQMAYASYITGMAYSNVGLGLVHGMAHPLGGRLGVAHGVANGILLAPVMEYNKDFTGEKYRDIADAFGVEDAYTGDLEKVREEAVQAVHKLTVDLKNPTTISEVGATEADLEPLAHDAFNDVCTPGNPRQATEEDILAIYKSLM encoded by the coding sequence ATGGTGTACCGCATGATTTTCAACCAGACTGCATACTTCGGACGTGGCGCGATCAAGGAGATTCCGGCCGTCGCCAAGCAGCACGGCTTCACCAAGGCATTTATCGTCACCGACCCGGTGCTGCTGGAGACCGGCACCGCCGAGAAGGTCACCAAGGTTCTGGATGAGGCCGGCCTGCCGTACGAGGTGTTCTCCAACGTCAAGCCGAACCCGCCGGTCGAGTGCATCAAGGACGGCGTCGCCAAGTTCGCCGAGTCCGGTGCGGACTTCCTGATCGGCCTGGGCGGTGGCTCCCCGCAAGACACCTGCAAGGGCATCGGCATCATCACCGCCAACCCGGAGTTCGCCGACGTGCTTTCTCTGGAAGGCGTCGCGGATACCAAGAACCCGTCCGTCCCGATCTTCGGCGTGCCGACCACCGCCGGCACCGCCTCGGAGACGACCATCAACTACGTGGTCACCGACACGGCCAACAAGCGCAAGTTCGTGGCTGTCGACCCGCACGACATCCCGATCGTCGCTTTCGTGGACCCGGATCTGACCGACTCGATGCCGCGCGGCCTGAAGGTCGCCACCGGACTTGACGCCCTGACCCACGCCATCGAGGGTTACATTACCCCGGGTGCCTGGAGCCTGTCCGACTGCCTGTCCATGCAGACCATCCGCATGATTGCCAAGAACCTGGCCAAGTCCGCCGACGGCGACATTCCGGCCGGCGAGCAGATGGCCTACGCGTCCTACATCACCGGTATGGCCTACTCCAACGTGGGCCTCGGTCTGGTGCACGGCATGGCTCACCCGCTGGGCGGCCGTCTGGGCGTGGCCCACGGTGTGGCCAACGGTATTCTGCTGGCCCCGGTCATGGAATACAACAAGGACTTCACCGGTGAGAAGTACCGCGACATCGCCGATGCGTTCGGTGTTGAGGACGCCTACACCGGCGACCTGGAGAAGGTGCGCGAAGAGGCCGTGCAGGCCGTCCACAAGCTGACCGTGGATCTGAAGAACCCGACCACGATTTCCGAAGTGGGCGCCACCGAGGCCGACCTTGAGCCGCTGGCTCACGATGCCTTCAACGACGTGTGCACCCCCGGCAACCCGCGTCAGGCAACCGAAGAGGACATCCTCGCGATTTACAAGTCGCTGATGTGA